Within Eggerthella timonensis, the genomic segment ATGGGGAAACGAAAGCGACGTCGCCAAATCGAAAAAGCATGCAGCTGGAGTCGCCACGTACAGCCCCTCGGCCAGCCGAACGACACTGCGGCATAGGAGATCGCATGACGTCACATGACTCCGCACCGCGCTTCTATGGCTGCGCGACGCCTTGTCGTGCACGAGCACATGGATAGGGCTCGAGAGAAACGAGAAACCGCGATCCCCCAATGATGCGAATTCTTGGCAGCGCGGCTTTTCAAGCGGAGCATCGAGAATCCGCCGTGCAGAAGCGGGCGGCAACCGGTTCACGTGCGCTGCATAGCGCCAGAATTCCATCGCCGATATGTTGGACAGGAGGATGCTCACAAGAGGAAGCCTACCATGTTTCGACTCGCATTGAATCTATCCCGTCAGGTTTTGCAGCTGCTTGCCACTAGCTTCGCACGGGGAGGCTCTTGGCTCCCGTTAATTATACAGGTCACGACGTCATGGACAAAATCGGCCTTTGGGACTGATTTTTAAGTAGCGTCATCCTCGGAAAACAGAGAAACCCCTGGTGGCGAGAAGCCGATCCAGAGGTTTCGAGCGAGAAATCAGTCCCGGAAGCCGATTTTGTCCACGCATGCCGAGCACGCGGGACAGCGAGTCGCCGTCCGCTTACGCGTAGTATGCGAACACTCTTTTGCGTTCGTTGCCGATCTTGGTGGTGCTGTTGTGGCCCGGCAGGACCACCGTCTCGTCCGGCAGCACGGCCAGGCGCTTGAGCGAGCGGCGCATGGCGTTCATGTCGCCGCCCTGGAAGTCCACGCGGCCGATGGAGCCGCAGAACAGCGTGTCGCCCGAGATGAGCACCGGCGCGCCCTCGGGGTTCGTGCCGAAGCGCGGGTCGATGAACAGGCAGATGCCGCCCTCCGTGTGACCCGGCGTGAGGATGACCTTCCACGGCATGTCGCCGATCTTGAGGATGTCGCCGTCGTTCACCACGTGGTCCACCGGGCACGGCGTGAAGCGCATGTCGTCGCGCGGCAGCTTCTTCTCGCCCGAGATGATGGGCGCGTCGATGGCCGAGGCGATGACCGTGGCGCCGGTCTTGTCGCGCAGCTCCTTGGCGGCGCCCACGTGGTCGGAATGGCGATGAGTCAGGACGATGGCGTCCACCGAGCCGCCCGCCGCCTTGAGTATCTCGTCGGCCTTGCACGACGGATCCACCACGATGGTGGCCTTGCCGTCGTTGATGATGTACACGTTGTTCTCAAGCATGCCGAGCACGAGGTACTCGACGGGCACGCACGTGCCCTTCACTTTGGAAGTCATGAGTCGCTCCTAGTCTTTTTCTTGCCGCCGCCGGCCTTGGGCACCATGCGGCGCGCGTCGAACACTCCTTCGATGCTGCGCAGTTTGCTCAGCACGATATCGATATGGTTGATGTCGGACACCTGGAACAAAAACCGCATCTCCACCATACCGTCGCGATGCGACGTGGTGGAGCTGGACAGCACGTTCGCGCCCTGCTCCGACAGGATGACGGCCACGTCGCGCAGCAGGTTCATGCGGTCGAGCGCGTCGAGGAACACCTCCACCTTGAACGACGTGTTCTTCGGAAGATCGTTCTCCCAGGCCACGTCGATGATGCGCTCGGGAGTTTGCTTGAGGTCCTGCGCGTTCGGGCAATCGGCGCGGTGCACCGACACGCCGCGGCCGCGCGTCACGAAGCCGAGGATCTCGTCGCCCGGCACGGGGTTGCAGCAGCGCGACAGGCGCACGAGCACGTCGTCGACGCCCTTCACCACCACGCCGTTCGACGTGTGCGCCTCGTGCTTCTTCGGCGCCTTCACGCTGGTCAGCATCGGGGGCAGCTTGCCGGTGGACATGTCGCCGGCCACGTAGTCCATGGCGGTCTCGGCTTCCTTGCCCTTGTCCACGAGTATCTTCAGCAGGCGGTTCGCCACATGCTGGGCGCTTTCCTTGCCGGTGCCGATGTGCACGAGCATGTCGTCGGCGTCGTTGTAGCCCATATGGTCGGCCACCGACTTGAGCGCGCGCATCGACTGGGCGCTGGATATGCCCAGGCCGTGCTTGCGCATCTCGCGCGACAACCGGTCGCGGCCGTATTGCAGATCGTCCGAGCGGCTGACCTTGCTGAAGTACGAGCGGATCTTGCTGCGCGCGCTCGGCGTTTTCACGATGCCCAGCCAATCGCGCGAGGGGCTGGCGCTCTTCTGCGTGAGCACCTCCACGCGGTCGCCCAGCTGCAGCTCGTAGGTCAGCGGCACGATGGCGCCGTTCACCTTCGCGCCCACGCAGTGGTTGCCCACCTCGGTATGGATGGCGTAGGCGAAGTCCACGGGCGTCGAGCCCGAACGCAAGCTCATGACCTCGCCCTTCGGCGTGAACACGAACACCTCCGTGGGCGCGAGGTCCACCTTGAGGTCCTTGAGGAACTCGCGCGAGTCCTGCGACTCGTCCTGCCAGTCCACCATCTGGCGCAGCCAGGCCAGCTGCTGGTCGAGCGCGTCGCCGCTCTTGCCGCCCTTCTCCTTGTAGCGCCAGTGCGCCGCCACGCCGTACTCGCTTTGGCGGTGCATGTCCTCGGTGCGGATCTGCACCTCGAGCGGGCGGCCGGCCGGCCCGATGACCGTGGTGTGCAAGCTCTGGTACATGTTGAACTTCGGCATGGCGATGTAGTCTTTGAAGCGGCCGGGCATCGGGTGCCACAGCGTGTGCACCGCGCCGAGGGCCGAGTAGCAGTCCTTCACCGACTTCACGATGACCCGCACGGCGATGAGGTCGTAGATCTCGGAGAAGCCCTTGCCCTTCTTCGTCATCTTCTGGTAGATGGAGTAGAGGTGCTTCGGACGGCCCATGATCTGCGCTTGGATGTTCACCTTGTCCATCTCGTCGTGCAGGATGGAGATGATCTGGTCGAGATAGCCCTCGCGCTCGGAGCGGCTCTCCGTCACCATGCGGCTGACCTGCTTGAACTTGTTGGGCTCGAGGTAGTAGAACGACAGGTCCTCAAGCTCCCACTTGATGTTGTTGATGCCGAGGCGGTGCGCGATGGGCGCGTAGATCTCCAGCGTCTCGCGCGCTTTGAAGATGCGGCGGTCCTCGCGCAGCGCGCCGAGCGTGCGCATGTTGTGCAGGCGGTCGGCCAGCTTGATGACGATGACGCGGATGTCCTTGCTCATGGCCACGAACATCTTGCGGATGGTGGCGGCCTGCTCGTCGGTGAGGCTCTCCACCTCGATGCGCGTGATCTTCGTCACGCCCTCTACCAGCTGCGCCACCTGCGCGTTGAACTCCTCTTCCACCTGGTCGCGCGTCACGCTCGTGTCCTCCACGGTGTCGTGCAAGAGCGCGGCGCACAGCGTTTCCACGTCCATGCGCAAATCGGCCAGGATGATGGCGACTTCCACGGGGTGCGCCACGAACGGCTCGCCGCTTTTACGGCACTGCCCCTCGTGCGCTTCGCTCGCAAAGCGGAACGCCTTCGCCAGCATGGCCTCGTCGTCCTCGGAGAGGTACACCGAGGTCAGGCGTTGCAGCTCGGCGAAGCGCTCTTCGGGCGTGCGCGGCTCCTGCGCGTCCTTCTTAGCCTCGGGCGCGAACGATTTCTCGGCCACATGGGGCCGGCCGAGCAGGTTGTCTTCCACGGTCTGCTTGTTCGACGTCGCCTCGGGTGCGCCGCCCAGCAGCTCCTCATGGTTGTTCTTGCCCATTGCTCCTCCCTTCAAGCGTGCGCGCTAGCGCGCGTCGCCCGCCGCGTCACCCGGCAAAATGGGGCGCGACACGCGTATATGGAGGGTAGCAGAATCGCTCTTCATCGCCCAGTCCCGGAATGCGTGGAACACCTCGCGCTCCCCCAAACCTTCACGGTACCGTACGCTGTCCGTCAACTCCACCTTGTCCTGCGTCTCCACCACGTGGATGGAGCGCGCCATGCCGCCCTCGCCGAACGCCGTGTGCGTCTCGATGAGGCCGAGCTCGCGGAACACGGCCACGCCGCAGGCCGCCGACGCGGGGCTGACGGGGAACGCGTCGGTGGTGGCCGCCTTCGCGAGGTCCGCGTTGCTCATGGCGAAGAACGCCTCGGAGCTCTCGCGCTGCAGGCTGCGCAGGCGGCGGTACACCTGCGCCAGGCAATCGTGGTCGGGGGTCATGTCGCGCAGGATGCGCTCGTTTAAGGAGCAGTCGCCGCGGTTGAACAGCAGGTGGATGCCCGCAGGCTTGCCGTCGCGGCCCGCGCGGCCGCTCATCTGGTTGAACTCGATCTCGTTGAACGGCAGGTGGTACAGCACCACGTGACGGATGTTGGGGATGTCCACGCCCTCGCCGAAGGCGGACGTGGCCACGAGCACCGACAGCGCGTCGGTGCGGAACAGCTCTTCGATGCGCTTGCGCTCGGCGCGCGCGAGGCCGGCGTTGTAGAAGCCGATGAGGGGCGCCAGCTGCGGCACCCGCTTGCGCAGGGCGCGCGCCACGGCCACGGACTGCTCGCGCGAGTTCACGTAGATGACCGTCTTGTCGCCCGACGCGATGAGATTCGCCAGGTAGTCGTCGCGGTTCTTGAGGTTGCGCTGGTCGTCCACCTCGAGGTTGGGGCGCGACGCCGGATCGTACACGCACGCGTCCACCGGCAGCTCGCGCTTGATGGCGGCGGCCACGTCGTCGTCGGCGGTGGCCGTGAGGGCGAGCACCGTAGGGGCTTCGCCGCCAGGTCCGGCCAGCTTCGCGATGGCGGAACCGATGGTGGCGTAGGCCACGCGCTGTCCCGCCTTCGCCAGCCCGATATGGTGCGCCTCGTCCACCACGACGAACCGCACGCGGCCCGTGGCGACGAACTCGTCGGCGTGCCACGCGAGGAACTCGGGCGTGGTCAGCGCGATGTCGTACGTGCCGTCGGCCAAGCCGGCGAAACCCTGGCGGCGTTCGTCGGGCGTGCTCTCGCCCGTGAGCGTGATCACGCCGATGCCGAACGAGTCGAGCGCTTCGCGCAGGTGGAAGGCCTGGTCGGCGATCAGGGCGCGCAGCGGGTACACGAACAGGCTGGCCTCGTGGTTCGCCAGCGCGCGCGTGGCGGCGTGCACCTGGAACGTGAGGGACTTGCCGCGGCCCGTGGCCATGATGCCCAGCGTGGATCGGCCGGCGCGCAGGTGGTCGAGGATGGCGCGCTGCGCGTCGTGCAGCGGCCTGTCGCCGATGATGGCGCGCACGATCTCCTGCTCGAGCGCGGCGGGATCCTCCTGGGCCTTGCGTTCCCAACAGGCGCGGTTCGCGGCGCGGGCTGCCTCGTAGGCCTCCACGTCCTCGGGACGGTGCGGCGCGTTCGCGCACAGCTCCGCGTCGCTCGTGGCGTACAGGTCGGCCACGAAGCTGAGGTTCTCGGGGTTGAGGCACGCCTCCAGCGCGCCGCACGTGCGCGCGGGCGCGAGCGATTGCAGCATGGCCTTCACCGACTTGCGGCCGCGCCATTCGTCGATCTGCACCTCGAACGCCGCGTTCACCACGCTGTCGGTGCGCATGAGCGATTCGATGTCGGTGCAATGGAACATGATGCCCGACACGGTGGCGCGCCCGTCCGACAGCGTGCACGAGAAGTGGTTCTTCTCGGCGCCCACGGCGCGGCAGTTCGCCAGCATCACGTCGCGCGCGAGGTACACGGGCACGGGATGCTCCTGGCCGAACGGGGCCAGCTTGTCCAGCTGCGCCACGTTGTCCAGCGTGAGCTCGTCGAGGCTGACGCAGGCGTCGATCTTGACGAGCGGATGGAACGCGCCCTCGGGAAGCGCATCCATGTAGGCGCACAGGCGCTGCTCGAATTCGGGCAGCTTGTCGGCCGGCAGCGTGACGCCCACGGCTGCCTCATGGCCGCCGAAGCGCGTGAGCAGGTCCGACGCGCCTTCCACGGCCTTGAAGAGGTTCACCTGGCCCACGCTGCGGCCGCTGCCGCGCGCTTCGTCGCCGTCGATGGTGAACAGCAGGCTGGGCACGCCGTACGTGTTGACCAGGCGGCTTGCCACGATGCCCTTCACGCCCTCGTGCCAGCTCTCGCCCGACACCACGAGCGCGCGCTGGCCGTGGTAGATCTCGGCCGCCTGGGCCTTCGCGATCTCGGACAGCTCGGCCTCGATGGCGCGGCGCTGGTCGTTCACCGATTCCAGCTTGGCGGCCAGGCGGTTCGCCTCCTCGAAGTCATCGGTCATGAGCAGATCGAGCGCCAGCTGCGCGTCGCCCATGCGGCCGGCGGCGTTGAGGCGCGGAATGACCGAGAAGCTGAGGTTCGTGGCGCTGATGGGCTTGTCGGCAGCGCCGCTGGTGGCCAGCAACGCGGCGATGCAGGGGCGCGGCGCGTCGTTCATGCGCGCGATGCCGTCGGCCACGAGGGCGCGGTTCTCGTCGCGCATGGGCATGAGGTCGGCCACCGTGCCCAGCGTGGCGAAGTCGGTGAAGTCGCGCCACAGGTGCGGCTGCCCCAAACGGCCGCCCAGCGCCTGCACGAGCTTGAGGGCGACGCCCACGCCCGCCAGGATGGAGCTCGGGCACGCCGGGTCGCACTTCGGATCGGCCACGGGCACGCCCTCGGGCACGAGATCGACCGGCTCGTGGTGATCGGTGATGGCCAGGCCGAGGCCCGCCTCCACCACGGCCGCTGCCTCCACCTTGCAGGCGATGCCGCAGTCCACCGTGACGATGAAGTCCGGGCCGAACGAGCACGCGCGCGTGATGGCGGCCTCGGACAGCGCGTAGCCTTCGTCGAAGCGCAGCGGGATGAAGGGCGTAGCCTGCGCGCCGAAAGCGCGCAAACCGCGGGTGAGCACGGTGGTGGCCGAGATGCCGTCGAGGTCGAAGTCGCCGAACACGAGGATGTGGTCGCCGCGTTTGATGGCGGCTTCCAGCGCGTCGGCGACGTCGGACAGTCCCGGAATGATGTAGGGGTCCAGCCAGTCGCGCTCGAGCGACGGCTCGAGGAAGCGATGGACGGCTGCGGGCTGGTCGATGCCGCGCGCGACGAGCGTCGCGGCGATGAAGCGGGGCAGACCGAGTTCGCGTTCGAGGCGCACCACGGACGCGGGGTCGGCCGCTCTGATGTTGAACTGGGCAGACATGGCGCTCATACCTAACATGCGTGAATTCGAATAGTTCACGTTCCATTGTCCCACAATCGAGGTGCGGTGTCACCGGCAAAGGCGCGGGCGGCACACGCGACATGCACGAGAGATGCACCGAAAGTTTATTCGCCGAAAAGGCGTCAAATGAGAAAACAAGATTATGCCAAATGAGAAAACAAATTGAAGCCAAATGAGAAAATTCCTATACTCTCTTTAGCGTGAAGCGACGAAAGGATCGAAAGACGTGAAAACCTACCTACCCAGAATCGCCGACGGCATGCTCGCTGATCGTCTCAAGCGCAAGGGAGCTGTGCAGATCAAGGGTGCAAAATGGTGCGGAAAGACCGAAACGGCCAAGCAACAGGCGAAAAGCGTGCTGTATCTGCAAGACCCTGACGTCTACGAGCAGAACATGAGAGCGGCGCTCGTGAAACCCTCGCTCCTTCTTCGAGGCGATGAGCCACGCCTGATCGACGAATGGCAAATCGCTCCCCAGATATGGGATGCCGTGCGATTCGCCGTCGACCAAGATCCCGAGCCAGGACGATTCATACTCACCGGCTCCGCGGTTCCGGGCGAGCGTCCGCTGCACTCCGGCACCGGCCGATTCGCCTTTCTCACCATGCGACCCATGAGCCTGTTCGAATCGCAAGAGTCGAGCGGCGAGGTGTCGCTCGCCTGCCTATTCGACCCATCGACGCCGATCGAAGGCGTTTCGAGCCAAACCATCGAAGACATCGCCTTTCTCGCGTCCAGAGGCGGTTGGCCGGCATCGGTGCTCATCCCCAACAGGCACGCGGCACTCGCTACGGCGCGGGACTATGTAGAAACCATCTGCGAGGAGGATATTTCCCGCGTAGACGGCGTTTCCCGCAATCCCGACAAAGCACGCGCGCTGCTACGATCCTACGCACGAAACATCGCGACACAGGCGAGTGACGCAACCTTGCGCGAAGACATGAGCCCGGCGGGGGAAACGCTCTCGCAGCCCTCGCTGAGCAGGTATCTCGACGCATTGACTGATATTTTCGTCATCGAGGAGCTGAGCGCATGGAATCCGCAGCTTCGCTCGAAAACCGCCGTGCGCACCTCCCCTACTCGATGCTTCGTCGATCCATCTATCGGCGTCGCTGCGCTCGGAGCAAGCCCCGATCACCTGCTGCAGGATTTGCGCACCTTCGGGTTGCTCTTCGAGACGCTTTGTATCAGGGATTTACGCGTATACGCCGATGCGCTTGGAGGGCGCGTGTTTCACTATCGCGACAAAAGCGGGCTCGAAGCGGATGCCGTCATCGTGTTGGACGATGGGCGATGGGGGCTCGTCGAAGTCAAGCTCGGAGACGCCTACGTCGACGAGGGGTCGAAGAACCTCCTTCTGCTTGCCGACAAAATCGACCAGCAAGCTATGGGGAGCCCCGCATTCCTCGCAGTCATCACCGCAGAAGGTTATGCCTACACACGCGATGATGGAGTGCACGTCGTTCCCATCGGATGCCTGAAGCCATAGCCTTCAATCAGATAATCCCTTCCCATCAGGAAAAACGATCGGTTCATACCTTTCGTGCTACAGCGGGGAACCCTTTCGTGCGATAGCCTGCGGCCCGGCAAGCGCATAGTGCATCCCGTTGGCAGCGATTGAGACGATCGCGCCGCAACCGAACAAGGCTAAGGGAACGGGAAAGGGAGAACGACATGACGAACGCAACCACACAGCACGCACAGCACAACGGCCTCTCGAGGAGGAACTTCCTGAAAGGCGCCGGCATCGGCGCGGCGGGCCTGCTGGGCGCCACGGCGCTGAGCGCGTGCGCCGGCAACGCTTCAGCGAAGACGGGCGACGGCTCTTGGGATAAGGAGACCGACGTCGTGGTGGTTGGCTCGGGCGCCGCGGGCGTATCCGCGGCCATGGAGGCGCTCGAGGCGGGCGCGCAGATCATCATGATCGAGAAGAGCAAGATGACCGGCGGCATCACCAGCGTGTGCGAGCAGTACTGCGCCTACGACTCCAAGCTGCACCTTCCGCAGAACTTCGACGACGTGGAGGATAGCGCCGAGATCATGCTGGAGGACGCGATGCGCGTGTCGTACGGCACCGCCGACGAGGCGCTCGCGAAGGTGTACTGCGACAACTCGGCCGACAGCCTCGACTGGATGATCGACCACGGCTGCGAGTTCAAGGACACCCTGCGCGTGTCCGACGGCCGCCACGGCCAGGGCAAGTACATCCTGGCCACGCCGGGCGACCTCACCGTGAAGCTCTCGGCGGCCATCCAGGCGGCCGGCGGCGAGATCATGGCCGACACGCCCCTCACCGAGCTCGTGCGCGACGACGAGAGCGGCCGCATCGTCGGCGTCGTCGCCGACGACAAGCGCATCAAGGCGCGCAAAGGCGTGGTCATCTGCACCGGCCCCTGGTCGGACGACGACGTGCTGATTCCCCGTCACCTCAAGGCCGTGCCCGAGACCGTGCAGAAGTGCGCTGAGACGCTGGCCGCCTTCGGCATGCCCTACGGCCCCTACACCGGCGAGGCCATCCGCGCCGCGCAGAAGGTGGGTGCCTCGGTGCGCCACATGGAGTACATCATGTTCGATCCCTACTACTCGGTGCCCGAGGTCATGGAGCAGAAGGTGGCGCCCGCCGGCGTGACGCGCGCGGTGAACCAGGTGCTGCTCACTCCCGAGGGCGTGCGCTTCACCGACGAGGGCCAATCGCGCGGCGACATCGCGCTCGACGTGATCGACCTGCCGGGCAACGTCTACTACCCCGTCATCGACGGCCGTCACGTTCCCGACGTCACGGGCTCGATGAAGTTCACGGCCGACAAGCTCGACGAGTTCGTGGCGGGCGGCTTCATGGCGAAATCCGACACGCTCGAGGGCCTCGCCGCCGAGATGGAGAAGGTGTTCGGCATCCCGCAAGCCGCCTCGCTCGCCACCCTCGAGCGCTACAACGGGTTCTGCGAAACGGGCGTTGACGAGGAATTCGGCAAGGACCCGCACCACATGACGCCCATCGACCAGGCCCCGTTCTACGCCGGCCCCGCCGAAACCTGCCGCGAGATCTACACGCACGGCGGCCTGGAAACCGACGCCGAAGCGCGCGTGGTGGACTTCGACGGCGCCGTGATCCCCGGCTTGTACGCCGCAGGCATGTGCACGGGCGGCCCGCTGGGCAGCATCACCATCTCGGGAAACTGGCAGATGAGCTCCATCGTGTTCGGCCGCATCGCCGGCAAGAACGTCGCCGCCGAAACCGCCTAGCCCGCACGCCGCCCGCGAACTCGCGCACGAGGCTGCGCATTGCGGCTCCTCCCTCCCTCCTGCGAAGGCCGTCGGAATCCCCTCCGGCGGCCTTCGCCATGAAGGAACCCTATCGTCGCTGATGAATGGCGGTTTCCATGCGATCGATGAGGTCGAGCAGCTCCTGGCGCGAATGGACGCCGAGCTTCGCATAGGCGCGGCGCAGATGGGTCTTCACCGTATGCTCCGACAGCATGAGGTAGTCGGCGATGTAGCGCGCGCTGCGGCCCGACGAGAACTCGCCCACCACCTCGAACTCGCGCGCCGACAGGTCGTAGGTGTCGCGCAGCAGCTCGAGCGCTGCGGCGTTGAGCGACTCGATGGACGCGGTTGGCTCGTTCATCTCGTCGGGCGCGTCCACGTAACCGCTCTCCTTGCTCTTCGCGAACAGCCACAGGTAGCTGAGGAACAGCAGCGCCACCGACGCGCCCAAAAGCCAGATGATGGCGGTCAGCGCGATGTCGAAATGCTGAGACGCGAGGAGGCCCACGTCGGTGGCCGCAAGCGCGCGACCGGCGGCGATGGACAGCTGCGATGCGCCCACCGCAAGACCCAGCAGGAAGAGCGACGGCAGCTTGCGCTCGTAGGCCTCGCTCGTGAACGCCATCCAGATGAGGCAGAAGAACGTGATGAGCAGCACCACCATGAGCGGTCCCGACCACGTGGTGTCGGCGGGGTTCGCGCTGCGGAACATGAGCACCGACATGAGCGCCAGGGCCGACACGGGATAGGCCACGTCGATGCTCGCCTTCTTCGGTCGCACGAGCACGAGCCCCAGACACAGCGTGAACGACACGACCACGCCGAGAATGGACGTGACCGCTGTTTGGGCGTAGTGCATCCCGCTCGCGATGTCCATCTGCACGACGAACCCGCACGACGCCGAGAACACGATGGCGCCTGCCACGGCGCGCTTCGTGCGCGCGGCGAGCTCCGCCATCGACGTGGCGGGCGCGTCTTGCGGCATCATCACCTTCGCTACCGATTCATCGGCGCGCATGCACGCGCCCAGCGCCACGAGCGAAACCACGAGGGTCGCGAGGAACACGAGGTCGCGCCCGAGCGGGAACA encodes:
- a CDS encoding RelA/SpoT family protein, with amino-acid sequence MGKNNHEELLGGAPEATSNKQTVEDNLLGRPHVAEKSFAPEAKKDAQEPRTPEERFAELQRLTSVYLSEDDEAMLAKAFRFASEAHEGQCRKSGEPFVAHPVEVAIILADLRMDVETLCAALLHDTVEDTSVTRDQVEEEFNAQVAQLVEGVTKITRIEVESLTDEQAATIRKMFVAMSKDIRVIVIKLADRLHNMRTLGALREDRRIFKARETLEIYAPIAHRLGINNIKWELEDLSFYYLEPNKFKQVSRMVTESRSEREGYLDQIISILHDEMDKVNIQAQIMGRPKHLYSIYQKMTKKGKGFSEIYDLIAVRVIVKSVKDCYSALGAVHTLWHPMPGRFKDYIAMPKFNMYQSLHTTVIGPAGRPLEVQIRTEDMHRQSEYGVAAHWRYKEKGGKSGDALDQQLAWLRQMVDWQDESQDSREFLKDLKVDLAPTEVFVFTPKGEVMSLRSGSTPVDFAYAIHTEVGNHCVGAKVNGAIVPLTYELQLGDRVEVLTQKSASPSRDWLGIVKTPSARSKIRSYFSKVSRSDDLQYGRDRLSREMRKHGLGISSAQSMRALKSVADHMGYNDADDMLVHIGTGKESAQHVANRLLKILVDKGKEAETAMDYVAGDMSTGKLPPMLTSVKAPKKHEAHTSNGVVVKGVDDVLVRLSRCCNPVPGDEILGFVTRGRGVSVHRADCPNAQDLKQTPERIIDVAWENDLPKNTSFKVEVFLDALDRMNLLRDVAVILSEQGANVLSSSTTSHRDGMVEMRFLFQVSDINHIDIVLSKLRSIEGVFDARRMVPKAGGGKKKTRSDS
- a CDS encoding FAD-dependent oxidoreductase, whose amino-acid sequence is MTNATTQHAQHNGLSRRNFLKGAGIGAAGLLGATALSACAGNASAKTGDGSWDKETDVVVVGSGAAGVSAAMEALEAGAQIIMIEKSKMTGGITSVCEQYCAYDSKLHLPQNFDDVEDSAEIMLEDAMRVSYGTADEALAKVYCDNSADSLDWMIDHGCEFKDTLRVSDGRHGQGKYILATPGDLTVKLSAAIQAAGGEIMADTPLTELVRDDESGRIVGVVADDKRIKARKGVVICTGPWSDDDVLIPRHLKAVPETVQKCAETLAAFGMPYGPYTGEAIRAAQKVGASVRHMEYIMFDPYYSVPEVMEQKVAPAGVTRAVNQVLLTPEGVRFTDEGQSRGDIALDVIDLPGNVYYPVIDGRHVPDVTGSMKFTADKLDEFVAGGFMAKSDTLEGLAAEMEKVFGIPQAASLATLERYNGFCETGVDEEFGKDPHHMTPIDQAPFYAGPAETCREIYTHGGLETDAEARVVDFDGAVIPGLYAAGMCTGGPLGSITISGNWQMSSIVFGRIAGKNVAAETA
- the recJ gene encoding single-stranded-DNA-specific exonuclease RecJ, encoding MSAQFNIRAADPASVVRLERELGLPRFIAATLVARGIDQPAAVHRFLEPSLERDWLDPYIIPGLSDVADALEAAIKRGDHILVFGDFDLDGISATTVLTRGLRAFGAQATPFIPLRFDEGYALSEAAITRACSFGPDFIVTVDCGIACKVEAAAVVEAGLGLAITDHHEPVDLVPEGVPVADPKCDPACPSSILAGVGVALKLVQALGGRLGQPHLWRDFTDFATLGTVADLMPMRDENRALVADGIARMNDAPRPCIAALLATSGAADKPISATNLSFSVIPRLNAAGRMGDAQLALDLLMTDDFEEANRLAAKLESVNDQRRAIEAELSEIAKAQAAEIYHGQRALVVSGESWHEGVKGIVASRLVNTYGVPSLLFTIDGDEARGSGRSVGQVNLFKAVEGASDLLTRFGGHEAAVGVTLPADKLPEFEQRLCAYMDALPEGAFHPLVKIDACVSLDELTLDNVAQLDKLAPFGQEHPVPVYLARDVMLANCRAVGAEKNHFSCTLSDGRATVSGIMFHCTDIESLMRTDSVVNAAFEVQIDEWRGRKSVKAMLQSLAPARTCGALEACLNPENLSFVADLYATSDAELCANAPHRPEDVEAYEAARAANRACWERKAQEDPAALEQEIVRAIIGDRPLHDAQRAILDHLRAGRSTLGIMATGRGKSLTFQVHAATRALANHEASLFVYPLRALIADQAFHLREALDSFGIGVITLTGESTPDERRQGFAGLADGTYDIALTTPEFLAWHADEFVATGRVRFVVVDEAHHIGLAKAGQRVAYATIGSAIAKLAGPGGEAPTVLALTATADDDVAAAIKRELPVDACVYDPASRPNLEVDDQRNLKNRDDYLANLIASGDKTVIYVNSREQSVAVARALRKRVPQLAPLIGFYNAGLARAERKRIEELFRTDALSVLVATSAFGEGVDIPNIRHVVLYHLPFNEIEFNQMSGRAGRDGKPAGIHLLFNRGDCSLNERILRDMTPDHDCLAQVYRRLRSLQRESSEAFFAMSNADLAKAATTDAFPVSPASAACGVAVFRELGLIETHTAFGEGGMARSIHVVETQDKVELTDSVRYREGLGEREVFHAFRDWAMKSDSATLHIRVSRPILPGDAAGDAR
- a CDS encoding helix-turn-helix transcriptional regulator; translated protein: MQLDAAKKTRLLVAVAVVGFGLLQGARLLDLGTGPYSPEPYAVAGVAAGGITYLSVAILSYLGRLDRALPLFVGGCCALVARVALAASPETLGVVPFVAALAGGVGWALIILCWMQVFASYRPSWALPMIAAGYVVDTLLVPVSTALFPLGRDLVFLATLVVSLVALGACMRADESVAKVMMPQDAPATSMAELAARTKRAVAGAIVFSASCGFVVQMDIASGMHYAQTAVTSILGVVVSFTLCLGLVLVRPKKASIDVAYPVSALALMSVLMFRSANPADTTWSGPLMVVLLITFFCLIWMAFTSEAYERKLPSLFLLGLAVGASQLSIAAGRALAATDVGLLASQHFDIALTAIIWLLGASVALLFLSYLWLFAKSKESGYVDAPDEMNEPTASIESLNAAALELLRDTYDLSAREFEVVGEFSSGRSARYIADYLMLSEHTVKTHLRRAYAKLGVHSRQELLDLIDRMETAIHQRR
- a CDS encoding MBL fold metallo-hydrolase — encoded protein: MTSKVKGTCVPVEYLVLGMLENNVYIINDGKATIVVDPSCKADEILKAAGGSVDAIVLTHRHSDHVGAAKELRDKTGATVIASAIDAPIISGEKKLPRDDMRFTPCPVDHVVNDGDILKIGDMPWKVILTPGHTEGGICLFIDPRFGTNPEGAPVLISGDTLFCGSIGRVDFQGGDMNAMRRSLKRLAVLPDETVVLPGHNSTTKIGNERKRVFAYYA
- a CDS encoding ATP-binding protein — protein: MKTYLPRIADGMLADRLKRKGAVQIKGAKWCGKTETAKQQAKSVLYLQDPDVYEQNMRAALVKPSLLLRGDEPRLIDEWQIAPQIWDAVRFAVDQDPEPGRFILTGSAVPGERPLHSGTGRFAFLTMRPMSLFESQESSGEVSLACLFDPSTPIEGVSSQTIEDIAFLASRGGWPASVLIPNRHAALATARDYVETICEEDISRVDGVSRNPDKARALLRSYARNIATQASDATLREDMSPAGETLSQPSLSRYLDALTDIFVIEELSAWNPQLRSKTAVRTSPTRCFVDPSIGVAALGASPDHLLQDLRTFGLLFETLCIRDLRVYADALGGRVFHYRDKSGLEADAVIVLDDGRWGLVEVKLGDAYVDEGSKNLLLLADKIDQQAMGSPAFLAVITAEGYAYTRDDGVHVVPIGCLKP